In Kordiimonas sp. SCSIO 12610, the sequence GACGGTGTTCGCACAATTGTTCTCTCTGCTGTCCTTGACGCGGCGCAGGAACCAAATGACGCTTCTGATAGCGAAGCAACGGGTTCGGCAACGGTAACAATCGTTGTGGACGCAGAAGGCAATGCAACATACAGCGTTGATCTGGATGTGAACGGTATCGCACCATCAGAACTTCTTCCAGTAGCGGGTGTAAGCTCAATTCACCTTCACAATGCGCCAGCAGGCGTGAACGGCCCGGTTATTCTTGACGTTGTTCAGGATGCAGGCGGTGACGTAACAGGTGCTACAGAAGACGGTGACGTGTTTAACGAGTTCACTGACACGGATACGCTTATTTCAATTGAAAACATCATTGGTTCGAATGACGGCGACAGCATTACTGCAAACGGCGCAGCTGGAAACGTGATCAATGGCCTTGACGGCGATGACACGATCCTTGGTGGCGGCGGAACCGACACACTCGATGGCGGTGCTGGTTTCGATATTAATAGCTTTGCCAACATCGGTGTAGCTGTAACAGCAAGTTTGGCTGACGGCACAGCAACATATTCACCGAACGCAAACGTTACAATCAACGAAACATTTACAAACTTCGAAGCTTTGGAAGGCACAGCCCAAGCTGATAACCTTTCTGGTGACGAAAATGCAAACCTTCTGATTGGCGGTGACGGTGCTGATACGCTTTCAGGTGCAGCAGGTAATGATACGCTTGTTTCAGACGCGCAGGATGTGCTCGATGGCGGTGAAGGCATTGATACGGCTGATTTCTCTGATGTTGCGGAAGAAAACGTAACTGGCGGCGCGTTCACAGGTGTGATTGTTGATCTTGATGTTAACTCAGCAGGACCAAACGGAACACCAAGCCAAGAAGGCGCAATCCTTAATGCCCCTCCTGCGGCAGGTGGTCAGCAAATTGGCAACCTGACGATCACAGACGTTGAAAACGTTATCGGTACAGATTTCAACGATGGACTGTTTGGTAATAACGAAGTTAACGTTCTCGAGGCTGGTGCTGGCAACGATATCATCCACGGTTTCGCTGGCGATGATTTCCTATCTGGCGGCGCGGGTATTGATACTGTTCTCTTCTCTGCAGCACCAAATGCGGTTGTTGTTGACCTAAGTGCGCAGGTAAGCGCAAGCGAATTTGCATCAATTGTTGCAGGCAGTGCAGACGCAGTAGTTGCTGCAACAGGCGGCGCGGGCAATAATGTGCTTTCAGGCTTTGAAAACGTTGTTGGTAGCCAAAGCGATGATGACATTACTGGCGATGAAAATGCAAACCTTCTGAATGGTAATGGCGGTGCTGATACGCTTTCAGGCGGCGCAGGAAACGACACGCTTGTTTCGGACGCACAGGATGTAATCGACGGCGGTGAAGGTATCGATACTGTTGATTTCTCTAATGTAGCAGAAGAAAACGTAACAGGCGGCGCGTTCACAGGTGTGATTGTTGATCTTGATGTAAACTCAGCAGGACCAAACGGAACGCCAAGCCAAGAAGGCGCAATCCTTGACGCTCCACCGGCGGCAAACGGCCAGCAAATTGGTGACCTCTCAATCACAGATGTTGAAAACGTTATCGGTACAGATTTCAACGATGGACTATTTGGTAACAACGAAGTCAACGTGCTTGACGCTGGTGATGGTAATGACGTGATCCACGGTTTTGCTGGTGATGACTTCCTATCTGGCGGCGAAGGCGTCGATACTGTTCTCTTCTCTGCGGCGCCGAGCGGTGTAGTTGTAGACCTAAGTGCACAGGTAAGCGCAAGCGAGTTTGCATCAATCGTTGCGGGTGAAACAGACGCTGTTATCGCGGCGACTGGCGGTGCGGGTAACAACGTACTGTCTGGCTTTGAGAATATTACTGGTAGCCAAAGTGATGATGTATTCACTGGCGACGCTAGCAACAACGTTCTCAATGGTAACGGCGGTTCCGACACAGTCAATTTCTCTGACCTTGATGTTCCGGTAACAGTTGTTATCGATGCGGACGGAAACGGAACAGCAACTCGTGACACAGGCTTTAACGTATCGTTCGACGATGTTGCGGTTGATAGTTTAAACACTGCTGCAATTGCAGATGACGCTGCGTTCGTTACTGAAGCGCTTGCAGGTAACCTCTATTTCAATATCCATACAACAGAGTTCCCAGGCGGCGAAATTCGCGGTCAACTGGACACTATTGTTAGCGACGAAACAGTTGACGGTGTTCGCACAATCGTTCTCTCTGCTGTCCTTGACGCGGCGCAGGAACCAAATGATGCTTCTGATAGTGAAGCAACGGGTTCGGCAACGGTAACAATCGTTGTGGACGCAGAAGGAAACGCCACATACAGCGTTGATCTGGACGTGAACGGTATCGCACCATCAGAACTTCTTCCAGTAGCGGGTGTAAGCTCAATTCACCTTCACAATGCGCCAGCAGGCGTGAACGGCCCGGTTATTCTTGACGTTGTTCAGGATGCAGGCGGTGACGTAACAGGTGCTACTGAAGACGGCGACGTGTTCAACGAGTTCACTGACACGGATACACTAACATCGATTGAGAATATCAATGGCTCAAACGACGGTGACAGCATTACTGCTAACGGCGCAGCTGGAAACGTGATCAACGGCCTCGGCGGTGATGACACGATCCTTGGCGGCGGCGGTACCGACACACTCGATGGTGGTGATGGTTTTGATACCAACAGCTTTGCCAACATCGGTGTGGGTGTAACAGCAAGCCTTGCTACTGGCACAGCGACCTACTCACCAAACGCGAACGTTACAATCAATGAAACCTTCACTAACTTTGAAGCTTTGGAAGGTACAAATGCCAATGACCGTTTGGTTGGTGATAACGAAGACAATGCTCTAACTGGTAATGATGGTAACGACACACTCGGTGCGCGCGCTGGTGATGATACTGTTGACGCTGGTGCAGGGAATGACCTTGTATTCGCGGGCTCCGGTGATGATAGCGTATCAGCGGGTTCTGGAAACGACCTTGTGTTTGCGGGATCAGGCAACGATACGGTTTCTGCCGATAGCGGTAATGATACTGTCTTTGTTGGTTCTGGCAATGATGTCGTAACTGGTGGTTCTGGTAATGATAATATCTTTGCTGGCTCTGGTAACGATAATGTCGACGCTGGTTCTGACGACGATACAATCTTCGCAAGCCTTGGTAATGACACGCTTGACGGCGGCGACGGCGATGATCAGATCTTTGCAAGCCTCGGAGACGATGTAGTGTCTGGTGGTGCTGGTGATGACCGTATTTTCGGCGGTGTTGGAAACGATGTTGTTAACGGTGACGCCGGTATCGATGTGATCTTCGCTGGAAACGGCAACGACACTGTTGATGGCGGCGCGGACAACGAC encodes:
- a CDS encoding CHRD domain-containing protein, which translates into the protein MTTTIDPITGVITGDENDNIFSGTEANNTASFADIDVPVTVVIDADGNGTATRDTGFNVSFDDVAVDSLNTAAIADDAAFVTEALAGNLYFNIHTTEFPGGEIRGQLDTVVSDETVDGVRTIVLSAVLDAAQEPNNASDSEATGSATVTIVVDAEGNATYSVDLDVNGIAPSELLPVAGVSSIHLHNAPAGVNGPVILDVVQDAGGDVTGATVDGDVFNEFTDTDTLVSIDNIIGSNDGDLITANGAAGNEINGLDGDDTILGGGGTDTLDGGAGNDTNSFANIGVGVTASLADGTATYSPNANVTINETFTNFENLEGTRVADSLTGDDNDNILTGGAGNDTLDGGLGSDTADFSDIDVPVTVVIDADGNGTATRDTGFNVSFDDVAVDSLNTAAIADDAAFVTEALAGNLYFNIHTTEFPGGEIRGQLDTVVSDETVDGVRTIVLSAVLDAAQEPNDASDSEATGSATVTIVVDAEGNATYSVDLDVNGIAPSELLPVAGVSSIHLHNAPAGVNGPVILDVVQDAGGDVTGATEDGDVFNEFTDTDTLISIENIIGSNDGDSITANGAAGNVINGLDGDDTILGGGGTDTLDGGAGFDINSFANIGVAVTASLADGTATYSPNANVTINETFTNFEALEGTAQADNLSGDENANLLIGGDGADTLSGAAGNDTLVSDAQDVLDGGEGIDTADFSDVAEENVTGGAFTGVIVDLDVNSAGPNGTPSQEGAILNAPPAAGGQQIGNLTITDVENVIGTDFNDGLFGNNEVNVLEAGAGNDIIHGFAGDDFLSGGAGIDTVLFSAAPNAVVVDLSAQVSASEFASIVAGSADAVVAATGGAGNNVLSGFENVVGSQSDDDITGDENANLLNGNGGADTLSGGAGNDTLVSDAQDVIDGGEGIDTVDFSNVAEENVTGGAFTGVIVDLDVNSAGPNGTPSQEGAILDAPPAANGQQIGDLSITDVENVIGTDFNDGLFGNNEVNVLDAGDGNDVIHGFAGDDFLSGGEGVDTVLFSAAPSGVVVDLSAQVSASEFASIVAGETDAVIAATGGAGNNVLSGFENITGSQSDDVFTGDASNNVLNGNGGSDTVNFSDLDVPVTVVIDADGNGTATRDTGFNVSFDDVAVDSLNTAAIADDAAFVTEALAGNLYFNIHTTEFPGGEIRGQLDTIVSDETVDGVRTIVLSAVLDAAQEPNDASDSEATGSATVTIVVDAEGNATYSVDLDVNGIAPSELLPVAGVSSIHLHNAPAGVNGPVILDVVQDAGGDVTGATEDGDVFNEFTDTDTLTSIENINGSNDGDSITANGAAGNVINGLGGDDTILGGGGTDTLDGGDGFDTNSFANIGVGVTASLATGTATYSPNANVTINETFTNFEALEGTNANDRLVGDNEDNALTGNDGNDTLGARAGDDTVDAGAGNDLVFAGSGDDSVSAGSGNDLVFAGSGNDTVSADSGNDTVFVGSGNDVVTGGSGNDNIFAGSGNDNVDAGSDDDTIFASLGNDTLDGGDGDDQIFASLGDDVVSGGAGDDRIFGGVGNDVVNGDAGIDVIFAGNGNDTVDGGADNDIIRGGNGDDTINGGTGNDQLFGNGGADVFVFDLNAGNDTVRDFREGIDVIDLDAFDIANFAALEAISEQVGNNVIITLDANTSITLNNTQLDDLSATDFILG